The DNA window GAGTGTGTTACACCGATGGTACAGCAAACATGGAACGAGGAAAAGGGCAGAGATAGTAAAAACAGTGTTGGGCAGACTATGAGTGAAgtgatgtacaaaaaaaaagaatcaaaataaCGAGAGGAAGGCAATGAAAGAGGTGTAAGATATGGCAATGGCAATTGGAGCTTCAAAAGTTTAAAGTAGCCCCACAATCTTCAATCAACACACGGTTTGTTGAATATCTGGTAGAGCGGGAACGCGAACCCCTCCCCatcccctcccccctccccctcctccACCCGCCGCCTGGAGCGAGGTAGCAAGGCGCGAGAGGAGAGTAGGAGGGCATTGTTGTGGAAGAGGCTGGAAGAAATCGGGCAGAAATGGTAACTATGGTTTGCCAGCCGGTATAGGAAATCATTGGGTTGGCTGATTGGGTAAGCCGCAGCCGGAGAAAGGCTATAAAACCGATCGGAAGTGCTGGAAATTGCTTAGTTTCGGCCAGATTACCATCCCATGCGGTGCAGGTCTCAAAACGTGTGATCGTGCCAGTTCGCCAACACGCCAACACGACCGGAGTGTACTGTGGAGAAGCAATTCAGTAGCAACAGAGTGAGTGGATCGGCAGGATCGGCAGGATCAGCCCAGGTCCTTTTTGTGTGTAGTTTTGTGAACTTTGAACAGTGACCTACCGAACCGTCGTTTTGTCGAGTAGAACGATTAGTGAGTACGTGCGAgtgagaaaaactttttttttggatagaaATTTCTGGGCAAAGTTTTAAACTTCTCGTTCTTACTCCGTTGGTCAAGTGGTAGCTTATCAGCCGACAAAACTTCAATCAACCATCCGTGCGAATTTACTACCGACTGTCATGGTAAATCAGTCTATTGGAGGGTTTAAAAACTGTTTATAATCTTGAGTTTTTGTTGGTAAAAGTGATGCATCTCCAAAATGTTTAGTGATCCAAAGCTTTCCAATAGGTGGACGAACAGATACCCGAGGCAGACATGTTCCAATTGAACATCAGGAATATATTGAAAATATCATCAACTCTATGCTACAATACATATTATCCGGACAGTGTTGATAGTTTGAGAAGATATCGACAATTACTTCAGGAGATAAATACTTGGAATTTAATGGTCAACTTCACtgagagaattttttttaaatgaatttatattttgattatttttattatttaacatttGCATTCCGCTAATTTGTGGTTGTAGAGTTTGTGATCTagctaaaaaaaatgacactAAACTCCTTATTAAACACCACAAATCTCACATAACGAACGACTttcaatacaacaacaaaaaaaaatccattaaatTTACGATTGAATCATCGCATCTAAATCATACAActaaagagcaaaaaaaaagcatctttTCCGGTGCAAATAAAACTAACCAATTATGCTGTAAACTGAACGATGCGCGTAAAGAAATCTTATTGCTGTAACGAATTTTACGACCCGATGAAACGAGCTTGAAGCACGTGTTAAAACCCGTAACGGAAAGAGTTGTAGAAACTATTTTCCACCTCATCAGTTTATAGCGTAGTGccataatatttaaatttgaagaaGATTGAGCAACCTTtacaaattattacaaaaaaaatttcttacaTAAATATGCAAgcgaataaatttaattttgaacgATTTTGGTAACATGTCTGAGGAGAAATTACTAACGAATAATTGGAAGGTACAAAAATCCAACAAGTGGCAAACTGATCTTAATGGCATGAATTATTATCTCAGCAACATCTACTTACATTCACTACAATCAGTACAGCCAACGAAGGCTGTCCAAACCTTTGAAAATAAGATCTTAATGAGGAACGtctttttgaggttttttttttgcttgagcAATTGGGAAAGCTCACAGCTTCCAGTGTAATTGCATTTATCTACCGCTATAAGCACTGTGTGAACCCATATACATGTGGATTGGAAAACGTTTTCAAAACGATGTCGATGGAAACATCAgatgaggggaaaaaaataataaacaaaatttgaggaaaaatcGAACGGAGATGCTTATCACCCGTATTGGGTTGGTTTGATTGCTGTTTGCTGAAGAGACGATAAATTGCTAGAAATCGGAACCACGGTGATCGAACAAAGAAGAAAGTGCCGAATGCGCGTCTCCTACATCATCACCCCGAAGGGTAGGAGAGGGGCGGGGAGGttgggtttttctttcaacatACATCCCCATTAccaactccccccccccccccccctcatcTCCACAACTCTGTTCCCTGGTTTTGCCTTGCCACAGGGGGACGCCAGCggttcggttgtttttttctgggtCGGTAGCGATCCCCCCATTTACttttgggggggaggggaggttGGTGGAAAGCTTGTTTACACCCCGCGTGCCGTCTGTGGAGGTTGCGTGGAGGTGCGACAAACGGTCGACGCTGGTGtgtaaaactttccatttctaTCACTGCCCTTCCTGGTGCTTTGCAACGGGTTTATCTGCAAcactttggggtttttttttggttttgcagaAAGTGTTATTTTTAGCGCACTTGCGcgtgcgggttttttttttaatggaaataGCCCGGCTAAAACGggtaattacaattttgctGTATGCCAAGTAGTGATGGGTCATACGATTCATGTCATGGCTCGACCTGGAGTCGGGTTGCAACAGAATCGGAATCGACTCGTGCGTGTAGCGGGTCCAGGAAGACCCCGCAAGAATGCAAGTAAGTTCAGTAGTTCCGACCCGAACTTGCTCCACCCACGGATCGGAGTCGCCTACCGaaatcgttgcacctactggacctTCTTCGATATGAATCCGATCCGAAatcgctgcacccacgggtcgaAGTCGCTCatggtagcttgcacctactgaacctattGAACCTGCTTTGACTCGAGCCTGACCCGAACTTGCTGCACCCACGGATCGGAGTCGCCTACtggaatcgttgcacctactggacctactgaacctacttcgacccGAGTCCGATCCGAACTCGTTGCACCCAtgggtcggagtcgcttataGTAGTTTCCACCTACCATACTAACTTGTATCTACGGATCGATCCGAGCCCGTTCGGATCGGCTAATGATGGTTCCGATCCGGTAGGTTCGGGTCGATCCACCCATCACTAATGCCAAGAGCCGTTTCAACATTATAGTGATGGGTAatccggagtggaatcgtggatccactccgactccgcgtatgaaaaattgattccgactccgacgagtccgaatgggtccgatcgattccggatgagtccgACCGAGCCGCACTAGTCATGGCCATGTACATTCCTACGTTTTGCAGGGCTTGGTCCTCGACCACCGCCTCCAACAAATCTGCCGGAGTCATTCCGACTCCTACTCCAAATGGTGGCGGAGTCGGACCGATCCGACtccagcaaaatttataatttacccatcactacaaCAATATGTCTAAATGCGTTGATAAGAGCATGTTCTTTAACACCCTGAAGGTCTTGCATAGTTTAtgtctctatctctctctctctcactctctctctctctctctctctgtctctctctctttggcTTTACGACCTCTGAAGTCATGCCGGCCAATTTCTGGAATACTTTCTActggggaacggtccggatgaaaTTTGATACCCGAGCCTGCCTAGTGCAACTGGCGCCGCTTATCACGTACTCttaatagtttattttatactgcGAACTATTGAAACCTTTCGTTGTATGTTGATTATTTCTGACTAATACTGAATCCTTATCAGCATTAGAACATACACGTACCATGATGAAGTAAGTGcaggaaacacaaaaaaaacatatgctGATAAGAAGGTGAAAGAATAATATACAGCTATTCTGTGTTGTGCAACTAAGAGTTATATATTTTGTTCTCACATCTGTCTCTTGATTCTTGAATCTGTGACAAAACGTTTCTTTATAACAATCGGTATATTTTTCATACTACATTCTCCGCACTCATTGCTACGTGCGGGCAGCAGTCTGGGTACGGTTTCGAATAATTCGTCTTAGTGATGGTCATTCCGGGGCCCGCTGCAATTACACCGCAACTAAAATGACGAGCGAAATGATTATTTACTCCTGCATTTACTCCACCTTTGTTTCACACTTGATGTACGTACCCGGCAACTTGCAGCGAATAATCATCACCGCAGCTCATCGTTTCACACCGCTCCGGACGCTGTCGGACTTCATTAACGGGAACCGATATCTTTAGTGTTTCATCATAGCAGTGACCTTCTTGATCTTTAtaagcaatgtttttttggggagagtgtaaattggattaaaaaattaagatGAATTAGCTATACCGCTTGAGTACCTACCTGGACTTTTCGCGTTGGGAATGATATAGACATACGCTTGCGAAACGGATgctaagcaaacaaacaccacTAATGCCACAAACACTAAACGGTTGATTGCCGGTTTCATGGTGATTTTTTCGTTTGATAGTTGATTTGCAAAATGTTTCGTGTGTTCACCTTTGTTCTGCCTGCAAGCCGGAATCGTTCCTTAACTACCGAGCGTTCGATGCGATGTGATTACACCGGCCGTACCACCAGGAACAACTGGTTACGGATCACAGCTGACTGGCAAACTTGAAGTTCATTAGGCTATCAGTTATTGatggaaagtaaaaacaaaaatccgaaGAGCGACAAAAGCATAGAGATGGGCCATTTTAATCAACGCGAGTCAGCTGCAACCGAATGTTGAGTTGGGGATGGTAAAGATTTGGACTAAACATTTTGGGACAGCAGAGAGATGtaaacttgttttgtttgtttttaccaaGTCATCATAAACATCTCACCACAGAAGTAGGACAGCTGTGCTTAATGTACCCGAATAGAATAATATGGGATttttcaacagtttttttacATGTGCTAGTGATAAgtttgttttgagttttgaaTTTTACTGAGACGCGTGTCAGTTGATAACAGAATAATGGCAAGGTCAATGAATAAACTTTGTTAGATGAATTTGATacgttttttgggtggaaaatataaatattctaAAAGCAGAATGATGTCATTGCATGGTTCTCTTTACATGTTTcactttgaatgtttttttttcataaaatctagtttcagaaaaaaatattgaagattTAGTGTCGAAAACTTCAAATTTCTTTGAAGCTAGAGtgtaatttataaatgagtATAATGTTCTATTTGTCAAGTGAAGAATTCAATTGCAGTATACTAACTTTGCGATTTGTTTTCCTAGGTGTTGTCCACGAAAATGACTATATCAGCAGTACTGTTAGTAGTATTGGTGGTGATGACATCCGCGGAAGGTGTCGAACGGCGGCGGCCATTATATCGTCGGGGTTCTACAACAACTACAATAAGCCCGCTGACGGATGACAGTGAAGGTTCGGAGAGCAAGTTTAAACCGAACGGCAAAGATTTGTACACGGTAAGCGATTCGTATCCCGTGTCGGGTAGTATCGGCGGTAGCGGTGTATCCGGCAACTTTAAATCAGATGGCGATAAACTCACGGTAAGTGTGATGGATTCTGTGAAATGATCCATTTCGTAGTTGATCGCATCATTtgctacgttttttttctgctatttGACAGTCATTTTCGGAGTACACCTTTGGCAGCACTAAACTCTCGGGCGGTGGTACAGACGTCGGTGTGCTGGAAGGATCCAGCTCGGATGAAGAGTCCACCTTCAGCGCGTTTAAGAATCACAAAAAGGCTTCCCTTCTTCCCACGACCAATGCAAGCAACAAGGATAGGAAACCAAACAGCGGAGCGTTTGACTTTTTGAGTGGGGATTTTGCCAAACCGAAGCTGCCGACCGGTGGCAATGCGCATCTGCTCGATACGAGCTCGATCGTAGGGCTCGGTGGCAAGACGAAAGCGTCCTCGGCAATTTCGAGCAAATTTTCAATCTCCCATCCGACTCCGACCAGTAGCAGTAAGGCGGCCGGCAAACTTGCTCACCTGGACGACTCGACGGAGTACGATGTGTACGCTAGCCTTGGACACGGCGCTGGAAAGCCCAAGCTAGGTGCAGCCGGCAAACACCGTGGTGCCAGTAGCTCGTTTACTTCGGCCGCCGGCAGCTCGTTCGGTTTCGAGGGCAAGGTTAAGAAGGTACCGTTCAAGTACGAGGACGGAGGTATTGGGGCGCTTGCCGGCAAGGGCAAACAGAAGCCGAAGGTGTCAATCGACGACGACACGTTCGGTAGCAGTGCATCGCTTGCATCGGCCAGCAATCACTTTACCGGGCTGGGAAGTTTCGACAGTGGCAGCTTCGGTGGTGgcaacaaacagcagcagGGTGGTCCAGGCTCGTCCAAGAACAAGTTTAACTTTGCCGAACCGCCGCCGCTGGTGAAGTCAACGCTCAACACCCTCAAGCACTTTGGCGAGGGACTTATAGGTAATGGCAATGGGGCTGGCCGAGCACCGTACGAGCTCGAAAGTGAAGAGAATTACAAATTCGGTTCCTACTTCGGCAAGGGCCATTACGGTGCCGAGGAGAGCTACGAAAGTTCGGCTGAGCCACTACCGAGCAAAGGGAAGTTCCCCAAGCTTGGTAGTGTTGGAGCTGCCGGTGTCGGTGCAGCCAACTTGGGTAGCAAGTTCGCCACCGACTTCGACGTAAAGAACATTAAGCTCACTAGCGAGGGTGGCACGTACGCTAACGTTGGACACAAGCTGCCCGGTACACTGACCAAAAACACCTCACCACACCACAAACTTCCCCAGTCGACACATCACCTGCCGCATCACCTTCAAcatcaccaacagcagcagacgcTGCCACATCCGGCCCAGTCACACGCACACCTACACCCGCACACGCTCGGCACTACCGGTAGCATTGTTAATCCTAATCCTCTCGACTTTCGGCCAAAATTTAAACTACAAGATGTCCCCAATTTGTATCCCGCCGACCATCTAGATGCCGGTATAGCGGCGAAGGGCCAGATCGAGAGCTTCCTCAACTCGGAACACGCGCTGAAGGACGAGTCACTGGTGGCGCAGCTGCTCGGCGACGGTAGTCCGGCTGCCCGGCCCCACTACCACCAGTTCCTGAAGTCGCAGGAGGACGAGAAGCTGGAGAAGGAGGCACTCCGGCAGCAGATCGAGTACCTGAAGGCGCAGGCAGCGAAGCGTCCGCTCGATCATGGAAACCCGAGCCGCCCGCCCATTGTCTCGAATGCCCAGAAGTTCCGACCGGTTCGCCGCATTCCCTCCCACGTGCGACTCGGCGTAAAGGCTCCTTACCCACTGCCCCGCATTCCACACTATAACGATCGTCCGTATAGCATCAGTTTCAAGATATAAACATCAGTACGAtgccaaaaagcaaaacaaaataaaagaataggTGCAATCGCTGGTCGAGATCAGCCTCGGCCCCATCTACAGCCTGCTTCCGTAGGATCCACCTAGGCTACGTCTGGATAAACTGTCTGTCAAATTCCCTCACCTCACCCcaagaaaaaacatttccttcctACACCAGGCGCACAGTCACAGTTTGTTACCGTTTTGTTACTATATGATCCTCCATTTCATTCATAGTATGTAcgattgaattatttattttttcattagtttGTAGAACGACAAAAAAGCTTCCTCCCCTACTCTATTGTTGGGAACTGGGTTTGGAGGAATTCCTTTTAAAAAGTTagcgatgaaaataaaactatcaaCAAATGGTTTGTTTCGCACAAAGcgttatttatgtttgtaatgttttcaCCTGTTTTGTGGTTATCTTCATTGGGCCGATGACATAAAAATCTTCATCTGCAATGACTGATGATTGCCATCTTCTTCAACAAAATCGTAACTTCTTCTCTTGCTGGTGTTCGTCGAACTTTCTTCTGTCTGAATAAAGCTTctattatttcttatttctgttacacaacaaataacagaaggaaggaaattaGGTAAAAGGGATTAAAGCAGAAGACCTCGCACCAAGCGTTGTATGAGTCTCAAAAGATCTAGATCTCGACATCCCAATCCAGGAAGCCTTAAGATCAACTCTATCGCATCCAACAAGAAAGTTCTTGAGATTTCAAACTCCACGCAATGGTTCAGAACAGGGTtcctccaaactttttagatggcgggacgctttgagtggaatagccacagctgagggccAATCTCGGGATCTCTCGAGAGGGccgtagtttggagacccctggCCCAGAAGATGGTCCACATACTCCACAACCACACTCCTTCGACGTAGCCAGGTTAATATGCTTCAGATGTCTATCCAGAGCAAAATGATTTGACCTGAGCCGAGAAAACATTCCGATGAATCCACAGAGTGCCCAACAAATCAAGGCCGCAGCGACACTTGCGGAGAGATCAAGTATAGAAAACGGTGGAGTTCATCCGAACTAAGAAACTCTGGGCTAGATATGCGTCGATCGACCTTGACTGACGCCTGTTGTGGCCAGTGAGTCTGCCTTCTCATTGCCGGGAGTTCCACAATGAGAAGCCTAACAATTTgacaattttccaataaaaatgtCGTAACTCTTAACAGCCTACAAAATGACAGTTATGTAAAAACATGTAAATCTGtcaaattttgatttgattttaaaaagtaCGGGCACGCTTAAAGCTTGCATTGAACTTTGTATACCACAAAAGTTGCACGTGCTTTCACAAAGCTTACATCACGCTGCACAGATGGCGTTACGCATGAACCAGAGCTTTACACGTGAAAGCCATTCAAAGTGAATGGTGTCCATACAAAAGGTTGTTGACCTATGTAACAGATGTTTACATCTATTGAAACATAAAGGGTGAGTTGGCTACGATGgcgattattaaaatttatgctaatgatacttttttttactgaaaaatAGATGAATTTATGGGAATATTTATCCAAATTCAAAGACAAAATATGTGAAGTTTCCAAAATAATTGTTTGAATGGGTTTTGGAAATAGTTTTGTCGAGGGAGCAGCTACTGTCCCGTAATACTGTAacgtttttttgcgaaatattttacgatattttttttgcgtaaaataaaaagaaataataagacCACTAAGTAAGCACTGAAGGTCACTTTTTGGCGATAATAGCAAAAGCAGATCAAAGCATTTTTAGCAACACCTTTGTGTGATAAACTTTTGGCTTGAAGCAATGCAGCATAGGAGCAGCTTTGTGCACGCATTTGGACCAGTTACGTCGTGGGCTTAAGTTGGATAGGATTGCTAATCGATTGATTCAGTTTGTCATCGCGCACCGGGTGCATTTGATAGCGACCGCATCTGATAGGGGAGTGCTGTCGTCAGGCACAAAATCGCGATAGCTCCAGCAGGTTAACAGGTGTGAGCAttgtttcccttcggtacagTCTCTTGCAAGCACCGGAACGTTACGCAGTATGTCGAGCAAGGAGAGTCAATTTATCGTAAGCGGTCCGCCGCATAAATCCGATATTACTGCAGGTTGTGCATCGTTGGGGACGTTCGTACGGCGTAAGCTGTTGCAGAACGGCACGGATATAGCATTGGTGGGTTGTTGCGGAAATAGTTTAGGCTTTTTAAATGGTGGATCACTAATGCTCAACATTCCTCCGTTGTAGATCGATGGTGTCTATGGAACGGAAGCTACGTACATGGAGTTGCTGGAGCAGGGAGCACGAGTTGCTGAGTGTTTACGGCGGGAAGTTAGCATACGAAGCGGTGACGTAATTGGTCTAGTATCCGAAAATCGCCTTGAATTCCCAACCGTACTGATCGGATCATTTCTGCTTGGTGCCACCGTAGCTCCTATCAACCTTACCTATACCGAGCGTACGTCCATCATCAGTCACTCCtcaacttcaacttcaacagaaattaatttatttgaatgttgttttccAGGTGAGTTCGTGCACGCTTTTAATTTGTCACGACCAAGGGTCGTATTTCTGTCATCCTTTGCTGCTGATCGGATAGTTGCAGCTGCGAACCAGTGTCGTAGCTTTGTCGAAAAATTGGTACTCTTCGGTGATGAGAATCTTTGTGAAAATGCGTCCACTAGTGTACCTTACACACTGATGGAACATTTTCTTGCTCCAGTTTCGTTTGTTAATCCACTTGCTTTTGATA is part of the Anopheles funestus chromosome X, idAnoFuneDA-416_04, whole genome shotgun sequence genome and encodes:
- the LOC125768338 gene encoding uncharacterized protein LOC125768338 isoform X2, coding for MTISAVLLVVLVVMTSAEGVERRRPLYRRGSTTTTISPLTDDSEGSESKFKPNGKDLYTVSDSYPVSGSIGGSGVSGNFKSDGDKLTSFSEYTFGSTKLSGGGTDVGVLEGSSSDEESTFSAFKNHKKASLLPTTNASNKDRKPNSGAFDFLSGDFAKPKLPTGGNAHLLDTSSIVGLGGKTKASSAISSKFSISHPTPTSSSKAAGKLAHLDDSTEYDVYASLGHGAGKPKLGAAGKHRGASSSFTSAAGSSFGFEGKVKKVPFKYEDGGIGALAGKGKQKPKVSIDDDTFGSSASLASASNHFTGLGSFDSGSFGGGNKQQQGGPGSSKNKFNFAEPPPLVKSTLNTLKHFGEGLIGNGNGAGRAPYELESEENYKFGSYFGKGHYGAEESYESSAEPLPSKGKFPKLGSVGAAGVGAANLGSKFATDFDVKNIKLTSEGGTYANVGHKLPGTLTKNTSPHHKLPQSTHHLPHHLQHHQQQQTLPHPAQSHAHLHPHTLGTTGSIVNPNPLDFRPKFKLQDVPNLYPADHLDAGIAAKGQIESFLNSEHALKDESLVAQLLGDGSPAARPHYHQFLKSQEDEKLEKEALRQQIEYLKAQAAKRPLDHGNPSRPPIVSNAQKFRPVRRIPSHVRLGVKAPYPLPRIPHYNDRPYSISFKI
- the LOC125768338 gene encoding uncharacterized protein LOC125768338 isoform X4 produces the protein MVLSTKMTISAVLLVVLVVMTSAEGVERRRPLYRRGSTTTTISPLTDDSEGSESKFKPNGKDLYTVSDSYPVSGSIGGSGVSGNFKSDGDKLTSFSEYTFGSTKLSGGGTDVGVLEGSSSDEESTFSAFKNHKKASLLPTTNASNKDRKPNSGAFDFLSGDFAKPKLPTGGNAHLLDTSSIVGLGGKTKASSAISSKFSISHPTPTSSSKAAGKLAHLDDSTEYDVYASLGHGAGKPKLGAAGKHRGASSSFTSAAGSSFGFEGKVKKVPFKYEDGGIGALAGKGKQKPKVSIDDDTFGSSASLASASNHFTGLGSFDSGSFGGGNKQQQGGPGSSKNKFNFAEPPPLVKSTLNTLKHFGEGLIGNGNGAGRAPYELESEENYKFGSYFGKGHYGAEESYESSAEPLPSKGKFPKLGSVGAAGVGAANLGSKFATDFDVKNIKLTSEGGTYANVGHKLPGTLTKNTSPHHKLPQSTHHLPHHLQHHQQQQTLPHPAQSHAHLHPHTLGTTDAGIAAKGQIESFLNSEHALKDESLVAQLLGDGSPAARPHYHQFLKSQEDEKLEKEALRQQIEYLKAQAAKRPLDHGNPSRPPIVSNAQKFRPVRRIPSHVRLGVKAPYPLPRIPHYNDRPYSISFKI
- the LOC125768338 gene encoding uncharacterized protein LOC125768338 isoform X1; the encoded protein is MVLSTKMTISAVLLVVLVVMTSAEGVERRRPLYRRGSTTTTISPLTDDSEGSESKFKPNGKDLYTVSDSYPVSGSIGGSGVSGNFKSDGDKLTSFSEYTFGSTKLSGGGTDVGVLEGSSSDEESTFSAFKNHKKASLLPTTNASNKDRKPNSGAFDFLSGDFAKPKLPTGGNAHLLDTSSIVGLGGKTKASSAISSKFSISHPTPTSSSKAAGKLAHLDDSTEYDVYASLGHGAGKPKLGAAGKHRGASSSFTSAAGSSFGFEGKVKKVPFKYEDGGIGALAGKGKQKPKVSIDDDTFGSSASLASASNHFTGLGSFDSGSFGGGNKQQQGGPGSSKNKFNFAEPPPLVKSTLNTLKHFGEGLIGNGNGAGRAPYELESEENYKFGSYFGKGHYGAEESYESSAEPLPSKGKFPKLGSVGAAGVGAANLGSKFATDFDVKNIKLTSEGGTYANVGHKLPGTLTKNTSPHHKLPQSTHHLPHHLQHHQQQQTLPHPAQSHAHLHPHTLGTTGSIVNPNPLDFRPKFKLQDVPNLYPADHLDAGIAAKGQIESFLNSEHALKDESLVAQLLGDGSPAARPHYHQFLKSQEDEKLEKEALRQQIEYLKAQAAKRPLDHGNPSRPPIVSNAQKFRPVRRIPSHVRLGVKAPYPLPRIPHYNDRPYSISFKI
- the LOC125768382 gene encoding U-scoloptoxin(16)-Ssd1a-like; this encodes MKPAINRLVFVALVVFVCLASVSQAYVYIIPNAKSPDQEGHCYDETLKISVPVNEVRQRPERCETMSCGDDYSLQVAGCGVIAAGPGMTITKTNYSKPYPDCCPHVAMSAENVV
- the LOC125768338 gene encoding uncharacterized protein LOC125768338 isoform X3 — protein: MVLSTKMTISAVLLVVLVVMTSAEGVERRRPLYRRGSTTTTISPLTDDSEGSESKFKPNGKDLYTVSDSYPVSGSIGGSGVSGNFKSDGDKLTSFSEYTFGSTKLSGGGTDVGVLEGSSSDEESTFSAFKNHKKASLLPTTNASNKDRKPNSGAFDFLSGDFAKPKLPTGGNAHLLDTSSIVGLGGKTKASSAISSKFSISHPTPTSSSKAAGKLAHLDDSTEYDVYASLGHGAGKPKLGAAGKHRGASSSFTSAAGSSFGFEGKVKKVPFKYEDGGIGALAGKGKQKPKVSIDDDTFGSSASLASASNHFTGLGSFDSGSFGGGNKQQQGGPGSSKNKFNFAEPPPLVKSTLNTLKHFGEGLIGNGNGAGRAPYELESEENYKFGSYFGKGHYGAEESYESSAEPLPSKGKFPKLGSVGAAGVGAANLGSKFATDFDVKNIKLTSEGGTYANVGHKLPGTLTKNTSPHHKLPQSTHHLPHHLQHHQQQQTLPHPAQSHAHLHPHTLGTTDVPNLYPADHLDAGIAAKGQIESFLNSEHALKDESLVAQLLGDGSPAARPHYHQFLKSQEDEKLEKEALRQQIEYLKAQAAKRPLDHGNPSRPPIVSNAQKFRPVRRIPSHVRLGVKAPYPLPRIPHYNDRPYSISFKI